The following are encoded together in the Miscanthus floridulus cultivar M001 unplaced genomic scaffold, ASM1932011v1 fs_464_1_2, whole genome shotgun sequence genome:
- the LOC136531861 gene encoding uncharacterized protein, which yields MSSVSGTTNGHGKEAALYEEQLSKIGKVRTDLGQLSGKSALYCSDASIARYLIARNWDVKKATRMLKTTLKWRSEYKPDEIRWDDISDEAVTGKIYRTDYFDKIEQSILVMRPGCQNTKNPNGQVKYLVYCMENAILNLPHGQDQMVWLVDFAGFNLGNLSIQVTKMTADVLQGHYPERLGVAILYNAPKFFEPFWKMASPLLEKKTRNKVKFVYSDRPDTMKIMEELFNMDELECAFGGKNPATFNINDYAVRMREDDKKMPSFWSPENSALASEPYQMSSQKAPESISGAKTEDAGSGKRENMETAPEKSEESDTESEKEEQTRTEPSTVEQKRLPGEANAPADKSGV from the exons ATGAGTTCAGTGAGTGGTACAACCAATGGCCATGGGAAAGAAGCAGCATTGTATGAGGAGCAGCTGTCCAAG ATTGGTAAAGTTAGAACTGACCTAGGACAGCTATCTGGAAAATCAGCTCTATATTGCTCAGATGCTTCAATTGCAAGGTACCTGATAGCAAGGAACTGGGACGTAAAGAAGGCTACTAGAATGCTGAAGACGACCTTAAAATGGCGTTCCGAATATAAGCCAGATGAAATCCGTTGG GATGACATATCGGATGAAGCGGTGACCGGGAAAATTTACCGAACTGATTACTTTGACAAGATTGAGCAGAGTATCCTTGTCATGAGACCTGGATGCCAG AATACCAAGAATCCCAATGGGCAAGTCAAGTACTTGGTGTACTGTATGGAGAATGCAATTCTAAATCTGCCACATGGTCAGGATCAGATGGTTTGGCTCGTTGATTTTGCTGGTTTCAACTTAGGTAACTTGTCAATTCAGGTGACAAAGATGACAGCAGATGTCCTACAAGGCCATTATCCTGAAAGATTGGGTGTGGCAATTCTTTACAATGCTCCAAAGTTTTTTGAGCCTTTCTGGAAG ATGGCAAGCCCCCTTCTTGAGAAGAAGACCAGAAACAAGGTCAAATTTGTATACTCGGACAGACCTGACACCATGAAGATCATGGAAGAACTTTTCAACATGGATgagttagaatgtgcatttggtgGCAAGAACCCAGCAACTTTCAATATAAATGATTATGCGGTGAGGATGAGAGAAGATGACAAGAAGATGCCATCATTTTGGAGCCCTGAGAATTCAGCTCTTGCTTCTGAGCCATATCAGATGAGCAGCCAAAAAGCCCCAGAAAGCATTTCAGGTGCGAAGACTGAAGATGCTGGATCTGGAAAGAGGGAAAACATGGAGACTGCTCCTGAAAAGAGTGAAGAATCGGATACCGAATCTGAAAAGGAGGAACAAACACGGACTGAACCAAGCACAGTTGAGCAGAAAAGATTGCCAGGAGAAGCTAATGCCCCAGCAGATAAAAGTGGCGTTTAA